In Actinoplanes sp. NBC_00393, a single genomic region encodes these proteins:
- a CDS encoding helix-turn-helix domain-containing protein, with translation MAQSLPLIGRDREMRCFAALLDRLGPDRPAVVLVDGPADSGRARLLHEFAAQARRRNLTFTTGPDRIVLGPVTETAEVHRLRLAPLAADDVRRLITAMLPRMRPGDRLLDLARVAAGRPGAVVRLIAALRAEGLLRISDGIVVPVPARLPESTRARLADRLAGLSPAGRHLLQAATALPSPFVPARLTGLLGGTVVTLLPAIEEALDSGLIVAAGDTLAFSHELVRPIVEASMPRPVLTALHRERTARTRPPSAHRAPRPFLDHDVDLGVLSGREREIAELVAQALTNQQIAARVGRSPHTVNYHLRQIFRKLGVVSRVELVALLRRRPHLGEYPLPG, from the coding sequence ATGGCACAGTCACTTCCCCTGATCGGGCGGGATCGGGAGATGCGGTGCTTCGCCGCGCTGCTCGACCGGCTCGGCCCGGACCGGCCCGCCGTGGTGCTGGTCGACGGCCCGGCGGACAGCGGGCGGGCCCGGCTGCTGCACGAGTTCGCCGCACAGGCCCGCCGGCGGAATCTGACCTTCACCACCGGGCCGGACCGGATCGTGTTAGGGCCGGTGACTGAGACGGCCGAGGTCCACCGGCTGCGGCTGGCACCGCTGGCCGCCGATGACGTCCGGCGTCTGATCACCGCCATGCTGCCCCGGATGCGCCCCGGCGACCGGCTGCTCGACCTGGCCCGGGTGGCGGCGGGCCGGCCCGGCGCGGTGGTCCGGCTGATCGCCGCGCTGCGTGCCGAAGGGCTGTTGCGGATCAGTGACGGCATTGTCGTACCGGTGCCGGCCCGGCTTCCGGAGAGCACCCGCGCCCGGCTGGCCGACCGCCTGGCCGGGCTCTCCCCGGCCGGCCGCCACCTGTTGCAGGCTGCGACCGCGCTGCCCTCGCCGTTCGTCCCCGCCCGCCTCACCGGCCTGCTCGGCGGCACCGTCGTCACCCTGTTGCCGGCGATCGAGGAGGCGCTGGACTCCGGCCTGATCGTCGCCGCCGGAGACACCCTCGCCTTCAGCCACGAACTCGTCCGCCCGATCGTCGAGGCGTCGATGCCCCGCCCGGTGCTCACCGCGCTGCACCGCGAACGCACCGCCCGGACGCGGCCCCCGTCGGCTCACCGTGCTCCGCGTCCGTTCCTCGACCACGACGTCGACCTGGGCGTGCTCAGCGGACGCGAGCGGGAGATCGCCGAACTGGTGGCGCAGGCGCTGACCAACCAGCAGATCGCCGCGCGGGTCGGCCGGTCGCCGCACACGGTCAACTACCACCTGCGGCAGATCTTCCGCAAACTCGGGGTGGTCTCCCGGGTGGAACTGGTCGCGCTGCTGCGGCGCCGGCCGCACCTCGGGGAGTATCCCCTGCCCGGCTGA